The Actinomycetota bacterium genome includes a window with the following:
- the nifK gene encoding nitrogenase molybdenum-iron protein subunit beta: protein MKILDHNELFQRPEYLAQFEKKRQFEGMAPAEKVREVAEWTKTDEYKELNFARKNIKINPVKACQPLGALLCAGGFKDTLPFIQGAQGCAAYFRSHLARHFKEPSAAVSSSMTEDAAVFGGMNNMLEGLDNAYTIYEPKMMAVFTTCMAEVIGDDLNAYIRSAKGKGTIPEDMPVPFAHTPSFVGSHITGYDNMMKGILDTVTQGKKGETNGKVNIIPGFDTYTGNYRELKRLLDIMGVEHTILGDISETYDSPTTGEYTIYPGGTPLADAADSVNGVGTIALQRFSTAKTMEYIKTEWVHKTETVTPIGIKNTDAFFEAVAKMTGKLIPREVEAERGRAVDVMVDSHPYVHGKRFAITGDPDQLLGLISIIMELGGYPAHIVCTNGDKKFKAQAEELLSRSPFGAQGRVYTNKDLWHLRSLMFTEPVDMLIGNSYAKFLWRDVGTPLVRLGFPLFDRHHLHRVPIIGYQGAINIVTSIVNTVLDELDRDTMHTASFDVIR from the coding sequence GTGAAGATACTCGACCATAACGAACTCTTCCAGCGCCCGGAGTATCTGGCGCAGTTCGAGAAGAAGAGACAATTCGAGGGCATGGCCCCGGCCGAAAAGGTGCGGGAGGTCGCCGAATGGACGAAGACCGATGAGTACAAGGAATTAAACTTCGCCCGCAAGAATATCAAGATAAACCCGGTAAAAGCGTGCCAGCCGCTCGGGGCGCTCCTCTGCGCGGGCGGTTTCAAGGACACGCTCCCCTTCATTCAAGGGGCGCAGGGGTGCGCGGCGTATTTCAGAAGCCATCTGGCCCGGCATTTCAAGGAGCCGAGCGCCGCGGTTTCGTCGTCGATGACGGAAGACGCCGCGGTCTTCGGCGGCATGAACAATATGCTGGAGGGCCTCGACAACGCGTATACCATCTACGAGCCGAAGATGATGGCGGTCTTTACTACCTGTATGGCCGAGGTCATCGGCGACGACCTCAACGCCTACATCCGCTCGGCAAAGGGCAAAGGTACCATCCCCGAGGATATGCCGGTCCCCTTCGCGCATACGCCGAGTTTTGTCGGCTCGCACATTACCGGCTACGACAATATGATGAAGGGCATCTTGGACACCGTAACTCAGGGCAAAAAAGGCGAGACCAACGGCAAAGTCAATATCATCCCGGGCTTCGACACCTATACCGGCAACTATCGTGAACTCAAGCGGCTCCTCGACATCATGGGTGTCGAACACACGATACTCGGAGATATTAGCGAGACTTACGACTCGCCGACGACGGGGGAATACACGATATACCCGGGCGGCACGCCGCTGGCGGACGCCGCCGACTCGGTAAATGGTGTCGGGACCATCGCGCTCCAGCGGTTCTCGACCGCGAAGACGATGGAGTATATCAAGACCGAGTGGGTGCACAAGACCGAGACGGTGACCCCGATCGGCATAAAGAACACCGATGCTTTCTTCGAAGCGGTCGCTAAGATGACCGGCAAACTCATCCCGCGGGAGGTCGAGGCCGAGCGCGGCCGCGCCGTCGATGTGATGGTCGACTCGCACCCGTATGTTCACGGCAAGCGTTTCGCGATAACCGGCGACCCCGACCAGTTGCTGGGCCTGATAAGCATAATTATGGAGTTGGGCGGGTACCCGGCGCATATCGTCTGCACCAACGGCGACAAGAAGTTCAAGGCACAGGCCGAAGAGCTGCTGAGCCGGAGTCCGTTCGGGGCGCAAGGCCGCGTCTACACCAATAAAGATCTGTGGCACCTGCGCTCGCTCATGTTCACCGAGCCGGTCGATATGCTCATCGGTAATTCCTACGCGAAGTTCTTATGGCGCGATGTCGGTACGCCGCTGGTGAGGCTCGGCTTCCCGCTCTTCGACCGGCATCATTTACACCGGGTACCTATCATAGGCTACCAGGGCGCGATAAACATCGTCACCTCTATAGTCAACACCGTCCTCGACGAACTCGATAGGGATACTATGCATACGGCGAGCTTCGACGTAATACGGTAG
- the nifD gene encoding nitrogenase molybdenum-iron protein alpha chain produces the protein MSATEERLSPKIERAKKMIDEVLSAYPEKARKFREEHVKPNDPSGSCSSCRVKANVKSRPGVMTVRGUAFAGAKGVVWGPVKDQITISHGPVGCGQYSWWARRNYYNGQTGIDTFGTMHVTTDFQEKDIVYGGDKGLDAAMRELKGLFPLANGIGVLSECPVGLIGDDIEAVAKQVEKDLEIPVVPVRCEGFRGVSQSLGHHIANDTIRDHILGKGGVLEEETAYDVNLIGDYNIGGDGWSSRKILEEMGLRVITQWTGDASVNEMKIASRAKYNLIHCYRSMNYICRHMEEEYGVPWLEFNFFGPTKTYESIRKIAALFDETIQANAEKVIEKYTPVMDAVIAEYKPKVEGKTVMLYVGGLRPRHTVGAYEDLGMEIVGTGYEFGHSDDYKRTYPVMPEGAVIMDDATSYELEEFTYRLRPDMIGAGIKEKYNYHKMGVPFRQMHSWDYSGPYHGFDGFAVFARDMDMTVNSPTWDLIRRKK, from the coding sequence ATGAGCGCGACAGAAGAGCGGTTGAGCCCGAAGATAGAGCGGGCCAAGAAGATGATAGACGAGGTATTAAGCGCGTATCCCGAAAAGGCGCGCAAGTTCAGGGAGGAGCACGTAAAACCCAACGACCCGTCGGGTTCGTGCTCCAGCTGCCGGGTCAAGGCGAACGTAAAGTCGCGGCCTGGGGTCATGACCGTACGCGGCTGAGCCTTCGCGGGAGCGAAAGGTGTGGTCTGGGGTCCCGTGAAGGACCAGATCACCATTTCCCACGGCCCGGTCGGGTGTGGACAGTATAGCTGGTGGGCTAGGAGAAACTATTATAACGGACAGACGGGAATCGATACGTTCGGCACGATGCATGTGACCACGGATTTTCAAGAGAAAGACATCGTCTACGGCGGGGATAAGGGTCTGGATGCCGCCATGCGCGAGTTAAAGGGATTGTTTCCGCTCGCAAACGGCATCGGCGTTCTCTCCGAGTGCCCGGTCGGCCTCATCGGCGACGACATCGAAGCGGTTGCTAAGCAGGTGGAGAAAGACCTCGAAATACCGGTCGTGCCGGTACGGTGCGAGGGTTTTCGCGGGGTGAGCCAGTCGCTCGGGCATCACATCGCAAACGACACTATCCGCGACCACATATTAGGTAAGGGCGGCGTCCTCGAAGAAGAAACGGCCTACGATGTCAATCTTATCGGCGACTACAACATCGGCGGCGACGGATGGTCCTCTCGAAAGATTCTCGAAGAGATGGGCCTGCGGGTCATTACCCAGTGGACCGGCGACGCGAGCGTCAACGAGATGAAAATCGCCTCGAGGGCGAAGTATAACCTTATCCACTGCTATCGTTCGATGAACTATATCTGCAGGCACATGGAGGAAGAATACGGGGTACCGTGGCTGGAGTTCAACTTCTTCGGCCCGACCAAGACCTACGAGAGTATCCGCAAGATAGCGGCCCTGTTCGATGAGACGATCCAGGCGAACGCCGAGAAGGTCATCGAGAAATACACGCCGGTGATGGACGCGGTTATCGCCGAGTACAAGCCGAAAGTCGAGGGCAAGACGGTCATGCTCTATGTCGGCGGCCTTCGCCCGCGCCACACGGTCGGCGCCTACGAGGACCTCGGCATGGAGATAGTCGGGACCGGCTACGAGTTCGGCCACAGTGACGACTACAAGCGGACCTACCCGGTCATGCCGGAGGGCGCGGTCATCATGGATGACGCCACCTCGTATGAACTCGAGGAGTTTACGTATCGCCTGCGGCCCGATATGATCGGCGCCGGCATCAAGGAGAAGTACAACTATCACAAGATGGGGGTTCCCTTCAGGCAGATGCACTCCTGGGATTACTCGGGGCCCTACCACGGCTTCGACGGGTTCGCGGTCTTCGCCCGCGATATGGACATGACGGTAAACAGCCCCACTTGGGATTTGATTCGTAGGAAGAAGTAG
- the fdxB gene encoding ferredoxin III, nif-specific, protein MKMTLTKAVGYTRGGAEWTPRFLDSIDPDRCIGCGRCYKVCGRDVLELIEKPFEGDDEYGDDMGNKVMSVANSDDCTGCEACSRTCTKRAHLHVES, encoded by the coding sequence ATGAAGATGACTTTAACGAAGGCGGTAGGCTATACGCGGGGCGGCGCCGAGTGGACACCGCGCTTTCTCGATTCTATAGACCCCGATAGGTGTATCGGCTGCGGGCGCTGTTATAAAGTCTGCGGCAGAGATGTTCTCGAACTCATCGAAAAACCGTTCGAGGGTGATGACGAGTACGGCGACGACATGGGCAATAAGGTCATGTCGGTCGCTAATTCGGATGACTGCACCGGTTGCGAAGCGTGCAGTCGCACATGCACAAAGCGCGCCCATCTACATGTCGAATCGTAA
- a CDS encoding P-II family nitrogen regulator produces MKEITAIIRRDKVPETKTVIEELGYPSVTIQSVDGRGRQKGDMCAEMDSEMPESYCTAVKLVPTSSEYAIEHTLPKIALFVPKRMLTMIVPDDVVTKVVKSIIKVNQTGRHGDGKIFVLPIDSAVRIRTGETGGESIS; encoded by the coding sequence ATGAAAGAGATTACGGCGATTATCAGGCGAGACAAGGTCCCCGAGACGAAGACCGTCATCGAGGAGCTGGGATATCCGTCCGTTACGATTCAGAGCGTCGACGGTAGGGGGCGGCAGAAGGGTGATATGTGCGCCGAGATGGACTCGGAGATGCCGGAGAGTTATTGCACGGCGGTGAAGCTGGTTCCGACATCCTCGGAGTACGCCATCGAGCACACGCTCCCCAAAATCGCCCTGTTCGTGCCGAAGCGGATGCTCACCATGATCGTCCCGGACGATGTGGTGACCAAGGTCGTTAAGTCCATTATTAAGGTCAACCAGACCGGCAGGCACGGCGACGGCAAGATATTCGTTCTACCCATCGATTCGGCGGTGCGGATACGAACCGGAGAGACAGGTGGCGAATCTATTTCTTAG
- a CDS encoding HlyC/CorC family transporter: MSLVPWLIVIILVAVNALYVAAEFAAVSVRRSRIRKLADEGNSLARRLLPSLEDARKLDRYVATCQIGITFSSLVLGAYGQATLAAELTPLFERWGDMQTIAAQSTSAITVLVGLTVFQVILGELVPKSLALQYPTQTALYTIEPMRWSQIVLSWFIAILNGSGIAILKLLRVPLGSHRHIHSPEEIDMLIVESRDGGLLAPDEQRRLHEAIQLSTRPARQLMVPRRYVATIDIETPVAEVLDQVASGPYTRLPVYRESVDNIVGMLHTKDLVLHYLTHGTVTSIEQVVRPVLYVPENVTAYQLLTLLRDGRSHQAMVIDEYGGVEGLVTLEDVLTEVFGEVGDEFKGEQPQPERLADGRVRLPGLMHLDDVEPWVGIQWEGEADTVGGHITELLGRVPAAGERVTIDGVAVEVERMAHHAVASLIATPIIAVEEEDFRG; encoded by the coding sequence ATGAGCTTGGTACCCTGGCTGATCGTTATCATTCTCGTCGCTGTAAACGCTCTCTACGTCGCCGCGGAGTTTGCCGCAGTCAGTGTGCGCCGGAGCCGCATCCGCAAATTAGCCGACGAGGGAAACTCTTTGGCCCGGCGCCTCTTGCCCTCGCTGGAAGACGCGCGCAAACTCGACCGCTATGTCGCGACATGTCAAATCGGCATCACCTTTTCCAGCCTGGTGCTCGGCGCGTACGGCCAGGCTACCCTCGCCGCTGAGCTTACGCCGTTGTTCGAGCGTTGGGGCGACATGCAAACGATTGCCGCACAATCGACATCGGCGATAACGGTCTTAGTAGGACTCACCGTATTCCAGGTGATTCTCGGTGAACTCGTCCCCAAATCGCTGGCGCTGCAATACCCTACACAAACAGCGCTCTACACCATTGAACCTATGCGCTGGTCGCAAATCGTCCTATCCTGGTTCATCGCAATCCTTAACGGCAGCGGCATTGCGATTCTCAAACTGCTCCGCGTGCCGCTTGGCAGTCATCGACATATTCACTCGCCGGAAGAGATCGACATGCTCATCGTGGAGAGTCGGGATGGCGGCTTGTTGGCGCCGGATGAACAACGCCGTCTCCATGAGGCGATTCAGCTGAGCACGCGCCCCGCCCGCCAACTGATGGTCCCGCGCCGGTATGTGGCGACCATCGATATCGAGACGCCCGTTGCGGAAGTGCTCGACCAGGTCGCAAGCGGCCCGTATACGCGTCTGCCGGTCTATCGCGAATCGGTAGATAATATCGTCGGCATGCTTCACACAAAGGACCTGGTCTTACACTATCTGACGCACGGCACGGTAACCTCCATCGAACAGGTCGTGCGTCCGGTGCTATACGTCCCTGAGAATGTTACCGCATACCAGTTGCTCACCCTGTTGCGTGACGGGCGCAGCCACCAAGCAATGGTAATCGATGAGTATGGCGGAGTCGAAGGCCTTGTGACGTTAGAGGATGTCCTCACCGAGGTGTTCGGTGAGGTCGGTGATGAATTCAAAGGGGAGCAACCCCAACCTGAGCGTCTGGCGGATGGACGCGTGCGCTTGCCTGGCCTAATGCACCTCGATGATGTCGAACCCTGGGTCGGTATCCAATGGGAGGGAGAGGCCGATACGGTCGGCGGCCATATCACGGAGTTACTGGGGCGGGTCCCGGCCGCGGGCGAGCGTGTTACGATTGACGGTGTGGCGGTCGAAGTGGAACGCATGGCGCACCACGCGGTGGCGTCGTTGATCGCGACACCGATTATTGCCGTTGAAGAGGAGGATTTCCGTGGATAG
- the nifX gene encoding nitrogen fixation protein NifX produces MKVAFATTDGINVDEHFGRSGKFSVYEVTVDGFIFIEERVFADGRDKTVEETKGNEVEHDNVMRSKVENLADCKIVYFTKIGAPAAARLVNKGLMPLKVKEVVPIRQELQRLLKTINNAPPPWLKRAIANGR; encoded by the coding sequence ATGAAAGTAGCGTTTGCGACGACAGATGGAATCAATGTCGATGAGCACTTCGGCAGGTCGGGGAAGTTCTCGGTATACGAGGTGACGGTCGACGGGTTTATCTTCATCGAAGAGCGAGTCTTCGCCGACGGCCGCGACAAAACCGTAGAAGAGACCAAGGGCAACGAGGTAGAGCACGACAACGTCATGCGAAGCAAGGTCGAAAACCTGGCCGATTGCAAAATCGTCTACTTCACAAAGATCGGCGCGCCGGCGGCCGCGCGCCTAGTCAACAAAGGTTTGATGCCGCTCAAAGTCAAAGAGGTCGTCCCGATAAGGCAAGAGCTTCAAAGGTTGCTTAAGACGATAAACAATGCTCCGCCTCCGTGGTTGAAGCGGGCCATCGCCAACGGGCGCTAA
- the nifH gene encoding nitrogenase iron protein yields MRQIAIYGKGGIGKSTTTQNTVVGLAEAGYKCMIIGCDPKADATRLILHAKAQTTVMDLARERGTVEDLEIDEVLLEGYKGIKCAESGGPEPGVGCAGRGVITAINFLEENGAYADDQDFVFYDVLGDVVCGGFAMPIREGKAKEIYIVTSGEMMAMYAANNISRGVLKYAQSGGVRLGGLICNSRKTDKEYELISELARRLNTQMIHFVPRDNEVQRAELRRMTVIEYSPEHAQANEYRTLAGKMAENTNMTIPTPLTMDELESLLMEFGIMETEEEAAVV; encoded by the coding sequence ATGAGGCAGATAGCGATTTACGGAAAGGGTGGGATAGGGAAGTCGACGACAACACAGAACACCGTCGTCGGCCTGGCGGAGGCGGGCTACAAGTGTATGATAATCGGCTGCGACCCGAAAGCCGACGCGACCCGGCTGATTCTCCACGCCAAAGCGCAGACGACCGTCATGGACCTCGCCCGCGAGCGCGGCACGGTCGAAGACCTCGAAATCGATGAGGTGTTGCTCGAAGGTTACAAGGGAATCAAGTGCGCCGAGTCGGGCGGCCCCGAGCCGGGCGTCGGCTGTGCCGGTCGCGGCGTCATCACCGCCATCAACTTTCTGGAGGAGAACGGCGCTTACGCCGACGACCAGGATTTCGTATTCTACGACGTCCTCGGCGACGTCGTCTGCGGCGGGTTTGCGATGCCGATTCGCGAGGGCAAGGCGAAGGAGATATATATCGTCACCTCCGGCGAGATGATGGCGATGTACGCGGCGAACAATATCTCGCGCGGTGTTCTCAAGTACGCGCAGAGCGGCGGCGTCCGTCTCGGCGGCCTCATCTGCAACAGCCGCAAGACCGACAAGGAGTACGAACTCATCTCCGAGCTGGCACGCAGGCTCAACACCCAGATGATTCACTTCGTGCCGAGGGACAACGAAGTCCAGAGGGCCGAGCTTCGCCGGATGACCGTCATCGAATACTCACCCGAGCATGCGCAGGCGAATGAATACCGGACTTTGGCCGGGAAGATGGCCGAGAACACGAACATGACCATCCCGACACCGCTTACCATGGACGAACTCGAATCCTTGTTGATGGAATTCGGCATCATGGAAACCGAGGAGGAGGCCGCGGTCGTATGA
- a CDS encoding HlyC/CorC family transporter, producing the protein MDSLLPILIILILILLNGVFVAAEFAIVGVPRARIERLATQGHRVARLVRQIINDPRRQDRFIATAQLGITVASLGLGMYGEHVLAQWLANALESLGVSRWIAAHALASVLSITILTYFHIVLGEMVPKSLALLSAERTALWITPPIRWIQFLLYPLVVGLNAVGNGILRLMGIRREFSAGHYHTPEELEYLVRESEAGGLLRAEAGKVLRELFEFGELTAGEIMVPRVRVKGLALDASTERIAAIIRDSRHTRYPVYRDDLDHIVGVIHIKDILGLALAGKTLKENGLRQAPYVPETAELDTVLKTMRREHVQMAIVMDEHGGTAGIITLEDLFEEVVGDIEEGVTHPPAISRDTQGRLRVTGTVRLDEAGEALGVTLEHEEVDTVSGLVLMLLDRPPTVGDVVAYDHVRFEVVAVEGHGVGACLITPETPPADAG; encoded by the coding sequence GTGGATAGCCTGCTCCCCATTTTGATCATCCTCATCCTTATCCTGCTCAACGGAGTGTTTGTGGCGGCGGAATTCGCCATAGTGGGCGTACCGCGGGCAAGAATCGAGCGTCTGGCGACCCAAGGGCACAGAGTGGCCCGTCTCGTGCGGCAGATTATCAATGATCCGCGTCGTCAGGACCGCTTTATCGCCACCGCACAACTCGGTATTACGGTCGCCAGCCTCGGACTCGGTATGTATGGGGAGCACGTTCTCGCGCAATGGTTGGCGAACGCGCTGGAATCGCTCGGGGTATCGCGTTGGATTGCGGCCCACGCGCTCGCCAGTGTCCTGTCCATTACTATCCTCACCTACTTTCATATCGTCTTAGGTGAGATGGTGCCGAAATCACTCGCGCTCCTCTCGGCCGAGCGCACAGCGTTGTGGATTACGCCGCCCATCCGCTGGATTCAATTCCTGCTCTACCCGCTCGTCGTCGGCTTGAACGCCGTCGGCAACGGCATCTTGCGGCTGATGGGTATTCGGCGGGAGTTCTCCGCCGGTCACTACCATACCCCCGAAGAACTGGAATACCTGGTGCGCGAAAGCGAGGCGGGAGGTTTACTCCGGGCCGAAGCCGGTAAAGTCCTCCGTGAACTCTTCGAGTTCGGCGAGTTGACAGCCGGCGAGATTATGGTTCCGCGCGTCCGTGTGAAAGGGCTTGCCCTTGACGCCTCGACCGAGCGGATCGCCGCTATCATCCGCGATTCCCGTCACACGCGGTATCCGGTCTATCGGGACGACCTCGACCATATCGTCGGCGTAATCCATATCAAGGACATCCTGGGTTTAGCGCTCGCCGGCAAGACGCTCAAAGAAAACGGCCTCCGTCAGGCACCCTATGTGCCGGAGACGGCCGAACTGGACACGGTACTAAAGACCATGCGCCGGGAGCACGTACAGATGGCAATCGTAATGGATGAGCATGGCGGAACCGCCGGCATCATCACCCTCGAGGACCTCTTCGAGGAAGTGGTGGGCGATATCGAAGAGGGCGTCACGCACCCACCTGCCATCAGCCGCGATACGCAAGGACGACTGCGCGTCACCGGCACGGTCCGTCTCGACGAGGCGGGTGAAGCGCTTGGCGTGACGTTAGAGCACGAAGAGGTCGATACGGTCAGCGGCCTCGTACTGATGCTTCTCGATCGTCCCCCGACGGTGGGCGACGTAGTCGCCTACGACCATGTGCGCTTCGAAGTCGTCGCGGTGGAAGGCCATGGAGTCGGCGCGTGTCTAATCACACCCGAGACGCCGCCGGCGGACGCGGGCTAG
- the nifN gene encoding nitrogenase iron-molybdenum cofactor biosynthesis protein NifN gives MMTNIEKLTEKGCAIEKKNKVCRSRGGESCAFDGAMIVLQPIADAAHIVHGPIACAGNSWEGRGTLSNRGDLHRMGFTTDMSELDIIYGSEDKLYNAIIQTYKSVAPKAIFVYATCVSGLIGEDIESICKRAEETIDDLRGQTDAVGETIQNAKSRIDAARVRVIPVNAPGFVGPKNLGNRIAGEVLLEHVIGSGEPAYTTDIDINLIGEYNIAGDQWLIEPTLQAAGIRVLSRVTGDSTFEEITYAHRAKLNVVVCGRALINVAKEMEERYGIPYVEVSFFGKTEMTRALRAIAAKLGSGLRARVESVIRDEEAALDVALTQYAHLKGKRAVLYTGGVKSWSIISALRDLGIDIVAVGTKKSTFEDEEKMKGLLGADAPLVEDVAASNLLKVMREGNADMLIAGGRNQYLAMKKGFPFVDVNQERHIAYAGYRGLVNLAEQISNSVEFFARTASEELLTSARHKHLAGHGRPRGKQRSTGLQHSNIMRATDDAQAGKTRAQPAPDVLINPLKHSPALGAAIAMQGIHSALPVIHGAQGCGFLGKVLLTKHFREPVALASTKLFTEDVVMGSDDALVKVVESFVEKNHPEVVAVLSSGLSAVKGDDVDGLIRRMRSRNGAKTALAHVSTPDYEGGLERGYAKAVEAVIEAAAEALFTLDTAALIEKQVNIVAGSHLTPADFTEIRDIVESFGLSPIILPDLAALDGSRQDFSALATGGTTLLEIRSMRLSGFTLAIGASMRPAAELLHDRFGIDFKVFEGISGLKDVDELLETLSALSGKPIPAKYERQRGILTDGLRDAHSYLSGKKACLALEPDLAVQTSRWLYETGVDVELAVIPAPAPSMGGVLAKETVVGDLFSLDGDFDVLIANSHGEDAAKRLGVPLSQTGFPVYKQLGATQRVTIGYRGTLASINDLANLLTGSRHS, from the coding sequence ATGATGACGAACATAGAAAAGCTAACCGAAAAAGGCTGTGCTATCGAGAAGAAGAATAAGGTGTGCCGCTCGCGCGGCGGGGAGTCGTGCGCTTTCGACGGGGCGATGATAGTCTTGCAGCCCATCGCCGACGCCGCTCATATCGTCCACGGCCCTATCGCCTGCGCGGGCAACTCCTGGGAAGGACGGGGGACGTTATCGAACCGCGGCGACCTGCACCGGATGGGTTTTACGACCGATATGAGCGAACTGGATATCATATACGGCTCCGAAGACAAGCTCTACAACGCTATCATCCAAACGTACAAGTCGGTCGCGCCGAAGGCGATTTTCGTCTACGCGACCTGTGTCAGCGGCCTCATAGGCGAAGATATCGAGTCTATATGCAAAAGGGCTGAGGAGACCATTGACGACCTCCGAGGCCAAACGGATGCGGTGGGCGAGACCATTCAAAACGCGAAATCCCGGATTGATGCGGCGCGCGTCCGGGTCATCCCGGTCAACGCGCCCGGTTTTGTCGGCCCGAAAAACCTCGGCAACCGGATCGCGGGCGAGGTTTTGCTTGAGCATGTCATAGGTAGCGGCGAGCCTGCGTACACCACCGACATCGATATCAACCTCATCGGCGAGTACAACATCGCCGGCGACCAGTGGCTCATCGAGCCCACATTACAGGCTGCGGGCATCCGGGTGCTCTCGCGCGTCACCGGTGATTCGACCTTCGAAGAGATAACCTACGCCCACCGGGCGAAGCTAAACGTCGTCGTCTGCGGCCGCGCCCTAATCAACGTCGCGAAGGAGATGGAGGAGCGCTACGGCATTCCCTATGTGGAGGTATCGTTCTTCGGTAAGACCGAGATGACGCGGGCGCTCAGGGCTATCGCGGCGAAACTCGGTAGCGGTCTTCGGGCGAGAGTCGAATCCGTCATCCGCGACGAAGAGGCGGCGCTCGACGTTGCGCTCACGCAATACGCCCACCTTAAGGGGAAGCGCGCGGTTCTTTATACCGGCGGCGTCAAGAGCTGGTCTATTATCTCGGCCTTGCGCGACCTCGGCATCGATATCGTCGCGGTCGGCACTAAGAAGAGCACCTTCGAGGATGAAGAGAAGATGAAGGGGCTACTAGGCGCGGACGCGCCGCTCGTCGAAGACGTCGCCGCGAGCAACCTGCTTAAGGTGATGCGTGAGGGCAACGCCGACATGCTCATCGCCGGGGGACGCAACCAGTACCTCGCGATGAAGAAGGGTTTTCCCTTTGTCGACGTCAACCAGGAGCGCCATATCGCCTACGCCGGCTACCGGGGGCTCGTCAATTTGGCGGAGCAAATCAGCAACAGCGTCGAGTTTTTCGCCCGCACCGCGAGCGAGGAGCTTCTCACGTCGGCAAGGCACAAGCACTTAGCCGGCCATGGGCGCCCGCGCGGCAAACAGCGATCGACCGGTCTTCAGCACTCGAACATCATGCGCGCTACCGACGACGCGCAGGCCGGCAAAACCCGCGCTCAACCGGCTCCAGATGTACTGATAAATCCGTTAAAGCACTCCCCCGCGCTCGGCGCGGCCATCGCGATGCAGGGCATACATAGCGCGCTCCCCGTTATTCACGGGGCGCAGGGCTGCGGCTTCTTGGGTAAAGTCCTTCTTACTAAGCACTTTCGCGAGCCGGTCGCGCTCGCGAGCACCAAGCTCTTCACCGAGGATGTCGTTATGGGGAGCGACGACGCGCTTGTCAAAGTCGTCGAGAGTTTTGTCGAAAAGAACCACCCCGAGGTCGTTGCCGTACTTTCATCCGGGCTCAGCGCGGTCAAAGGTGATGATGTCGATGGTCTGATTCGGCGGATGCGCTCTCGCAATGGCGCGAAAACCGCGCTCGCGCATGTTTCGACGCCCGACTATGAAGGTGGCCTGGAGAGAGGGTATGCGAAAGCCGTCGAGGCCGTCATCGAGGCAGCCGCGGAGGCGCTCTTTACGCTAGACACCGCCGCCCTCATCGAAAAACAGGTCAACATCGTCGCCGGGTCGCATCTGACGCCGGCCGATTTTACCGAAATCCGCGATATCGTCGAATCGTTCGGCCTCTCGCCCATCATCCTCCCCGACCTCGCGGCGCTCGACGGGAGCAGGCAAGATTTCTCGGCGCTCGCGACCGGCGGGACGACGCTCCTTGAGATACGGTCGATGCGTCTCTCGGGGTTTACGCTGGCTATCGGGGCGAGTATGCGACCCGCCGCGGAACTTCTACATGACAGATTCGGCATCGACTTTAAGGTCTTCGAGGGCATCTCCGGTCTCAAAGACGTCGATGAACTTTTGGAGACGCTCTCGGCGCTCAGCGGCAAGCCAATACCGGCAAAGTACGAGCGGCAGCGCGGAATCCTGACGGACGGCCTAAGAGACGCCCACTCCTACCTCAGCGGCAAGAAGGCGTGTCTCGCGCTCGAACCCGACCTCGCCGTTCAAACATCGAGGTGGCTCTATGAGACCGGCGTCGATGTCGAACTCGCGGTGATTCCGGCACCCGCGCCGTCCATGGGCGGCGTGCTCGCGAAAGAGACGGTCGTTGGCGACCTGTTCTCACTCGATGGCGATTTCGATGTACTGATAGCCAACTCGCACGGCGAGGACGCCGCGAAACGATTGGGGGTCCCGCTCTCTCAGACGGGCTTTCCGGTCTACAAACAACTCGGCGCAACCCAGCGTGTGACCATCGGCTACCGGGGAACGCTCGCAAGCATCAACGACTTGGCTAATTTGTTAACGGGAAGCAGGCACTCGTAG
- a CDS encoding P-II family nitrogen regulator: MKMIRAFIRPEKEQEVVLALEGSGYPSLTKMPVFGRGKQKGLRVGPIHYDELPKTLLMTVVEDKDLDAVIGIIQNKARTGFIGDGKIFVSPVESVYTVRTGEDVL, translated from the coding sequence ATGAAGATGATCAGAGCGTTTATCAGGCCCGAAAAAGAGCAAGAAGTCGTACTCGCACTGGAAGGCTCCGGGTATCCGTCACTTACGAAGATGCCGGTGTTCGGAAGGGGCAAACAAAAAGGATTGCGGGTGGGACCGATCCATTACGATGAGTTACCAAAAACCCTGCTCATGACCGTTGTCGAAGACAAGGACCTCGATGCCGTTATCGGCATCATCCAGAACAAGGCGCGCACGGGTTTCATCGGCGACGGCAAGATTTTCGTTAGCCCGGTGGAATCGGTCTACACGGTAAGGACCGGGGAGGACGTGCTATGA